In a single window of the Aminomonas paucivorans DSM 12260 genome:
- a CDS encoding M20 family metallopeptidase, with amino-acid sequence MLTYEEGIARIDRFLAAHLNGAAELADRIHAHPELGEQEFETSRLLAERLREGGFQVEAPTCGLPTAFQGVARHGSGPVVALLTEMDALPEIGHACGHNLHGVMSVLAGLALKECLPDLEGQIRVVGTPAEETNGAKVSMAAAGIFDDCDLALMIHCNAGESFVDYRSLAMDSVEFTFTGKPAHAAGSPWEGLNALNGVQLLFHGVDMLRQHVRPEARMHGIISAGGVAPNIVPETAQARFYFRAPWRPYLNQLMEKVYDCARGAALATGTQVTWRNNEASFDDMLPNPTAENLIGSILVDLGVSLVPGPGPMGSTDVGNVSYRCPALQPELAITPERMSLHTREFEAALLLPEAHRMLGVGAQALARTCLKVFLDPELRASLRRDFEAQKNKMPR; translated from the coding sequence ATGTTGACCTACGAAGAGGGCATCGCCCGCATCGACCGTTTCCTCGCCGCCCACCTGAACGGGGCGGCGGAGCTTGCCGACCGGATCCACGCCCACCCGGAGCTGGGGGAGCAGGAATTCGAGACCAGCCGCCTCCTGGCGGAGCGCCTCCGGGAGGGGGGCTTTCAGGTGGAGGCCCCGACCTGCGGCCTTCCCACGGCCTTTCAGGGGGTGGCCCGACACGGCTCGGGCCCCGTCGTGGCCCTGCTGACGGAGATGGACGCCCTGCCGGAGATCGGACACGCCTGCGGCCACAACCTCCACGGGGTCATGTCCGTCCTGGCGGGGCTGGCCCTGAAGGAGTGCCTGCCGGACCTGGAGGGACAGATCCGGGTGGTGGGCACCCCGGCGGAGGAGACCAACGGGGCCAAGGTGTCCATGGCGGCGGCGGGGATCTTCGACGACTGCGACCTGGCCCTCATGATCCACTGCAACGCCGGGGAGAGCTTCGTGGACTACCGATCCCTGGCCATGGACTCCGTGGAGTTCACCTTCACCGGCAAGCCCGCCCACGCCGCCGGTTCCCCCTGGGAGGGACTCAACGCCCTCAACGGCGTCCAGCTCCTCTTCCACGGCGTGGACATGCTGCGCCAGCACGTGCGGCCGGAGGCGCGCATGCACGGCATCATCTCCGCCGGGGGCGTGGCCCCCAACATCGTCCCCGAGACGGCCCAGGCCCGGTTCTACTTCCGTGCCCCCTGGCGGCCCTACCTGAACCAGCTCATGGAGAAGGTCTACGACTGCGCCCGGGGGGCCGCCCTGGCCACGGGGACCCAGGTGACCTGGCGCAACAACGAGGCCAGCTTCGACGACATGCTCCCCAACCCCACCGCGGAGAACCTCATCGGAAGCATCCTGGTGGACCTGGGGGTTTCCCTGGTTCCGGGACCGGGGCCCATGGGGTCCACGGACGTGGGCAACGTGAGCTACCGCTGCCCCGCCCTCCAGCCCGAGCTGGCCATCACCCCGGAACGCATGTCCCTCCACACCCGGGAGTTCGAGGCGGCCCTCCTGCTGCCCGAAGCCCACCGGATGCTGGGGGTGGGAGCCCAGGCCCTGGCCCGGACCTGCCTCAAGGTCTTCCTGGACCCGGAGCTTCGCGCCTCCCTGCGGCGGGACTTCGAGGCCCAGAAGAACAAGATGCCCCGGTAG
- a CDS encoding molybdopterin-dependent oxidoreductase: protein MTSSVLSACAFDCPDSCGLVATVEGGRLLGLRGREDHPYTRGFLCPKGSRWVRDLAAPDRLTVPLWRDGAGFRPLSWEEALDRLVRGVESALAHSGHLGVLWATGSGNLLLGNGILDRFPEALGGCTRVRGSLCGGEGGAALKESYALRAHLPPETVLASRRILLWGRNVAVTNPHFVPLLVEARRRGALVGSLDVRTTPTGRFAHRTWTVRPGSDGALARYLARRAFEARGFPDAPGEGGETFLAALRSLGEPEARGATGMGGEDLEDLARFVLDEGPLSLWAGWAVQRSLQGGETLRCLDALVFLLGSQGVPGGGLGFSADDEAAFPADLGRLPGTRPRWIPRPAPGPALLEADPPVEAALFLRANPLSQAQDAGALGRFLETCPFSACFDWRLSVTARACRLVLPVSPFPEQPGDFVLSYWHDLLQRTNPLVPSPVPSERELLLRLGARLGLADPFTEAFGEMERRILATPGLEPLGEGIWRFPHPREHQGPFRFPHLTEAVPAPEGPPGLPWRLVTPHRFGSVNGNDLAQARLRTGRLAAWVGPAALVSRGWKEGDEVVLSARGARLEALLALDPVLPEGVVVVESGVEGLNALIPPALTDRGNNRLSDAWVQVERG from the coding sequence GTGACCTCATCCGTCCTCTCCGCCTGCGCCTTCGACTGCCCCGACTCCTGCGGCCTCGTTGCCACGGTGGAGGGAGGGCGCCTCCTGGGCCTCCGGGGCCGGGAGGACCACCCCTACACCAGAGGTTTCCTCTGCCCCAAGGGAAGTCGCTGGGTTCGAGACCTGGCGGCCCCGGACCGACTGACCGTCCCCCTGTGGCGGGACGGGGCGGGGTTTCGCCCCCTCTCCTGGGAGGAGGCCCTGGACCGGCTGGTCCGGGGGGTGGAGTCCGCCCTCGCCCACAGCGGCCACCTCGGGGTCCTCTGGGCCACGGGATCGGGGAACCTGCTGTTGGGCAACGGGATCCTGGACCGCTTCCCCGAGGCCCTGGGAGGGTGCACCCGGGTCCGAGGGTCCCTCTGCGGGGGGGAAGGGGGGGCGGCGCTGAAGGAATCCTACGCCCTGCGGGCCCACCTCCCCCCGGAGACGGTGCTGGCAAGCCGCCGGATCCTCCTGTGGGGGCGCAACGTCGCCGTGACCAACCCTCACTTCGTCCCCCTCCTGGTGGAGGCCCGAAGGCGGGGGGCTCTGGTGGGTTCCCTGGACGTGCGCACCACCCCCACGGGACGCTTCGCCCACCGCACCTGGACCGTCCGGCCGGGGAGCGACGGGGCCCTGGCCCGATACCTGGCGAGGCGGGCCTTCGAGGCCCGAGGCTTCCCCGATGCCCCCGGAGAGGGAGGGGAGACCTTTCTTGCCGCCCTGCGCTCCCTGGGGGAGCCGGAGGCCCGGGGGGCCACGGGGATGGGGGGGGAGGACCTGGAGGACCTGGCCCGCTTCGTCCTGGACGAAGGCCCCTTGAGCCTCTGGGCGGGATGGGCGGTACAGCGCAGCCTTCAGGGAGGGGAGACCCTCCGGTGTCTGGACGCCCTGGTGTTCCTCCTGGGAAGCCAGGGGGTCCCGGGGGGCGGCCTGGGCTTCAGCGCCGACGACGAAGCGGCCTTCCCCGCGGACCTGGGGCGCCTGCCCGGGACCCGTCCCCGGTGGATCCCCCGCCCCGCTCCCGGCCCCGCCCTCCTGGAGGCGGACCCTCCCGTGGAGGCCGCCCTCTTCCTGCGGGCCAACCCCCTCTCCCAGGCTCAGGACGCGGGGGCCCTGGGGCGGTTCCTGGAGACTTGCCCCTTCTCCGCCTGCTTCGACTGGCGCCTCTCCGTCACCGCCCGGGCCTGCCGCTTGGTGCTTCCCGTCTCTCCCTTCCCGGAGCAGCCCGGGGACTTCGTGCTGAGCTACTGGCACGACCTGCTCCAGCGCACCAACCCCCTGGTCCCCTCTCCCGTGCCCTCGGAACGGGAGCTGCTCCTGCGCCTGGGGGCCCGGCTGGGCCTGGCGGACCCGTTCACCGAGGCCTTCGGGGAGATGGAGCGGCGCATCCTGGCCACCCCCGGGCTGGAGCCCCTGGGGGAGGGAATCTGGCGTTTCCCCCACCCCCGGGAGCACCAGGGCCCCTTCCGGTTCCCCCATCTGACGGAGGCCGTCCCGGCTCCGGAGGGACCTCCCGGCCTTCCCTGGCGGCTGGTCACCCCCCATCGGTTCGGCTCGGTGAACGGCAACGACCTCGCCCAGGCCCGGCTCCGCACGGGGCGGCTCGCCGCCTGGGTGGGACCGGCGGCCCTGGTCTCCCGGGGCTGGAAGGAAGGGGACGAGGTGGTCCTCTCCGCCCGGGGGGCGCGTCTGGAGGCGCTCCTTGCCCTGGACCCCGTTCTGCCGGAGGGCGTGGTGGTGGTGGAGTCCGGCGTCGAGGGGCTCAACGCCCTCATCCCCCCCGCCCTCACGGACCGGGGGAACAACCGCCTCTCCGACGCCTGGGTGCAGGTGGAGCGGGGGTAG
- the mprF gene encoding bifunctional lysylphosphatidylglycerol flippase/synthetase MprF, which produces MIAPEPRRNLTLLAGGALLSLALWAFHREMLSYPPGEVIRQIRSLPAWGLLAALALTATDYVLLTGYDVLALRALNRPLPYRRTALASFCGYAASHNLGMALLSGGGVRFRLYSAFGLTPLEIAGVVGFCGLTYWMGLAALGGVALAFFPPRLPFLSLPLPLLRAAGGALLALLALGAVLAATGRRFEVRGHVLRLPPLPLYVAQIALACLDWTVAAGALFVLLPPSALSLPHFLLLFLAAALCGVMSQVPGGLGVFETLLLLSLKPWIPAPQVLGALLAFRGIYYLLPLGTAGTLLGVHELRQRGIEPLRVLEPLAGQIPLFASLTAFAGGLYLLAAGAIPLPHPLNRPLALVEASHFLSSLAGMGLLLVAEGLRRRVDGAWLLSVTLLGAGAVLGVLKGDGPLGAAIPLVGALLLLPQRVRFDRRCALWGDPLSPGWTAAVVLGFGASLWLGFFAFRHVEYRDALWWAFALQGDGDASRFLRASVGAAVLALGWAGLRLLRPACPSPEPATEEDLAAAEPVVAASPKAEAHLVFLGDKRLLFSPDRRAFIQYGVQGRTWVAFGDPVGPRECWEELAWTFRERAHRCGARGIFYEVGESALGLCLDLGLRPRKIGEEARVPLDRFSLEGSSGKRFRAVLRRLEEREGISFRVVPASEVPSLLPTLREISDQWLEAKHTREKGFSLGRFDEPYLRRFPVALAERDGGIQAFANLWTTQGREELSPDLMRHRSDAPREIMEYLFVRLLAWGKEEGYGAFSLGMAPLSGLQDRSLAPLEQRLGARLFAHGEHFYNFQGLRRFKEKFDPQWSPRYLAAPGGLALPGILADLAALISGGWTGIVGK; this is translated from the coding sequence ATGATCGCACCGGAACCGCGACGCAACCTGACCCTCCTGGCGGGAGGCGCCCTTCTGTCCCTGGCCCTCTGGGCCTTCCACCGGGAGATGCTCTCCTACCCTCCCGGTGAGGTGATCCGCCAGATCCGCTCCCTCCCCGCCTGGGGGCTGCTTGCCGCCCTGGCGCTGACGGCGACGGACTACGTCCTCCTCACGGGGTACGACGTCCTGGCCCTCCGGGCCCTGAACCGCCCCCTGCCCTACCGGCGCACCGCCCTGGCCTCCTTCTGCGGCTACGCCGCCAGCCACAACCTGGGGATGGCCCTGCTCTCCGGCGGAGGGGTGCGCTTCCGTCTCTACTCCGCCTTCGGCCTGACCCCCCTGGAGATCGCCGGGGTGGTGGGGTTCTGCGGCCTCACCTACTGGATGGGGCTGGCGGCCCTGGGAGGGGTCGCCCTGGCCTTCTTCCCCCCGAGGCTGCCCTTCCTCTCCCTGCCCCTTCCCCTCCTGCGCGCGGCGGGGGGGGCGCTGCTGGCCCTTCTGGCCCTGGGGGCAGTCTTGGCGGCGACGGGGCGGCGTTTCGAGGTGCGGGGACACGTCCTGCGCCTGCCCCCCCTGCCCCTGTACGTCGCCCAGATCGCCCTGGCCTGTCTGGACTGGACCGTGGCGGCGGGGGCGCTCTTCGTCCTGCTGCCCCCCTCGGCCCTCTCCCTCCCCCACTTCCTGCTGCTGTTCCTGGCGGCGGCCCTGTGCGGGGTGATGAGCCAGGTCCCGGGAGGGCTGGGGGTCTTCGAGACCCTGCTGCTTCTGTCCCTGAAGCCCTGGATCCCCGCGCCCCAGGTCCTGGGGGCCCTGCTGGCCTTCCGGGGGATCTACTACCTGCTCCCCCTGGGGACGGCGGGGACCCTGCTGGGGGTCCACGAGCTGCGGCAGCGGGGAATCGAGCCTCTGCGGGTCCTGGAGCCCCTGGCGGGGCAGATCCCCCTGTTCGCCTCCCTCACCGCCTTCGCGGGAGGGCTCTACCTGCTGGCCGCCGGGGCCATCCCCCTTCCCCACCCCCTGAACCGCCCCTTGGCGCTGGTGGAGGCCTCCCACTTCCTTTCCAGCCTCGCCGGGATGGGGCTGCTCCTGGTGGCGGAGGGGCTGCGCCGTCGGGTGGACGGGGCCTGGCTGCTTTCCGTGACCCTGCTGGGGGCGGGGGCGGTCCTGGGGGTCCTGAAGGGGGACGGCCCCCTGGGCGCGGCGATCCCCCTGGTGGGGGCGCTGCTTCTGCTGCCCCAGCGGGTTCGGTTCGACCGCCGCTGCGCCCTCTGGGGGGACCCCCTCTCCCCGGGCTGGACCGCCGCGGTGGTCCTGGGCTTCGGGGCCTCCCTGTGGCTGGGGTTCTTCGCCTTCCGGCACGTGGAGTACCGGGACGCCCTCTGGTGGGCCTTCGCCCTCCAGGGGGACGGGGACGCCTCCCGGTTCCTGCGGGCCTCCGTGGGGGCGGCGGTCCTGGCCCTGGGCTGGGCGGGGCTTCGGCTCCTCCGTCCCGCCTGCCCGTCCCCCGAACCCGCCACGGAGGAGGACCTGGCGGCGGCGGAGCCCGTGGTGGCCGCCTCTCCGAAGGCGGAGGCACACCTGGTCTTCCTGGGGGACAAGCGGCTCCTCTTCTCCCCGGACCGACGGGCCTTCATCCAGTACGGGGTGCAGGGGCGAACCTGGGTGGCCTTCGGCGACCCCGTGGGCCCCAGGGAGTGCTGGGAGGAGCTGGCCTGGACCTTCCGGGAACGGGCCCATCGCTGCGGGGCCCGGGGGATCTTCTACGAGGTGGGGGAATCCGCCCTGGGGCTCTGCCTGGACCTGGGGCTGCGCCCCCGGAAGATCGGGGAGGAGGCCCGGGTTCCCCTGGACCGGTTCTCCCTGGAGGGTTCCTCGGGGAAACGCTTCCGGGCCGTCCTGCGGCGCCTGGAGGAGCGGGAGGGCATCTCCTTCCGGGTGGTCCCGGCCTCGGAGGTCCCGTCCCTGCTCCCGACCCTTCGGGAGATCTCCGACCAGTGGCTGGAGGCCAAGCACACCCGGGAAAAGGGCTTCTCCCTGGGGCGGTTCGACGAGCCCTACCTGCGCCGCTTCCCCGTGGCCCTGGCGGAGCGGGACGGGGGCATCCAGGCCTTCGCCAATCTCTGGACCACCCAGGGGCGGGAGGAGCTGTCCCCGGACCTGATGCGCCACCGAAGCGACGCCCCCCGGGAGATCATGGAGTACCTTTTCGTGCGCCTCCTGGCGTGGGGCAAGGAGGAGGGCTACGGGGCCTTCAGCCTGGGCATGGCTCCCCTTTCGGGCCTCCAGGACCGGTCCCTGGCCCCCCTGGAGCAGCGCCTGGGGGCCCGGCTCTTCGCCCACGGGGAGCACTTCTACAACTTCCAGGGGCTGCGGCGTTTCAAGGAGAAGTTCGACCCCCAGTGGTCCCCCCGCTACCTCGCCGCCCCGGGAGGGCTGGCCCTGCCGGGAATCCTGGCGGACCTGGCGGCCCTCATCTCCGGGGGGTGGACGGGAATCGTGGGCAAGTAG